The Phragmites australis chromosome 15, lpPhrAust1.1, whole genome shotgun sequence genome window below encodes:
- the LOC133892369 gene encoding pentatricopeptide repeat-containing protein At2g41720 isoform X4, translating to MSSAPPPPPTPPSANPDAPPHVVRAPPRRPPPRAPGPPPWAERRPAVSVDLDRGRRSARAEVEGVGAASLPARHRLRVEGSRWQRDWKVSEAAARVLALPRADAHAVDAVLNCWAGRFARRNFPLLIREITIAGSLKHAVHVFRWMKNQENYCARSDIYGMMIRLHARHNQVDQARGLFFEMQEWRCRPDADTYNSLIHAHARAGQWRWAINIMEDMQRAAIPPSRTTYNNVINACGAAGNWKKALELCKKMTENGVGPDLVTHNIVLSAFKNGAQYSKAIAYFEIMKGSNIAPDTFTLNIVIHCLVKAGQYGHAIELFNSMRGKRTRCRPDVVTYTSIIHSYSVCGQAENCKAVFDMMVAEGVKPNIVSYNTLLGAYASHGMHMEALETFKLMKQNGLQPDIVSYTSLLNAYGRSAQPEKAREVFNEMKNNTCKQNKVSYNALIDAYGSSGMLKEAISLLHEMERDGIQPDVVSISILLTACGRCRQLTKIGTILEAAKSRGIELNTVAYNSGIGSYLSLGDYEKALELYTLMRANNVKPDAVTYNILISGSCKLGRYTESLNFFEDMMGLKIHLTKEVYSSVICLYVKQGKLTEAESTFSSMKECGCSPDVLTYTAMIKAYSDDGNGSWRKAWDLFKEMEGNDIQPDAIICSSLMEALNKGSQPERVLQLMEFMKEKHISLNQKAYFEIIASCSMYVYPLP from the exons ATGTCTTCCGCTCCCCCGCCTCCGCCTACGCCGCCGTCGGCGAACCCCGACGCGCCCCCGCACGTGGTCCGAGCGCCGCCGCGGCGACCGCCCCCGCGGGCGCCCGGCCCACCGCCGTGGGCGGAGCGGCGGCCCGCCGTGTCCGTCGACCTCGACCGCGGCCGCCGCTCCGCGCGCGCCGAGGTGGAGGGCGTTGGTGCCGCGTCGCTCCCCGCGCGGCACCGCCTCCGCGTCGAGGGCAGCCGGTGGCAGCGGGACTGGAAGGTGTCCGAGGCCGCAGCGCGCGTGCTCGCGCTGCCCCGCGCCGACGCGCACGCCGTCGATGCCGTGCTCAACTGCTGGGCCGGGCGGTTCGCCCGCCGCAACTTCCCGCTCCTTATCCGC GAGATCACAATTGCTGGGTCCTTAAAACATGCTGTACATGTGTTCCGCTGGATGAAAAATCAGGAGAACTACTGCGCTCGTAGTGACATTTATGGCATGATGATACGATTACATGCTAGACATAATCAAGTTGATCAGGCACGTGGCCTGTTCTTTGAGATGCAAGAATGGCG GTGCAGGCCTGATGCTGATACATACAACTCTTTGATCCATGCTCATGCTCGAGCTGGTCAATGGCGTTGGGCCATCAACATTATGGAAGATATGCAACGTGCTGCT ATACCTCCTAGCCGAACAACGTATAACAATGTCATAAATGCATGTGGGGCTGCTGGTAACTGGAAGAAAGCTTTAGAACTTTGTAAGAAGATGACAGAAAATGGTGTAGGACCAGATTTGGTTACACATAACATTGTCTTGTCTGCGTTCAAGAATGGAGCTCAGTATTCGAAAGCCATAGCTTACTTTGAAATTATGAAAGGATCAAATATTGCCCCTGATACTTTCACTCTGAATATTGTGATCCATTGCCTTGTAAAGGCTGGGCAGTACGGGCATGCTATTGAGTTGTTTAACTCAATGAGGGGAAAAAGAACGAGATGTCGTCCAGATGTTGTTACATATACTAGCATAATTCATTCTTATTCTGTTTGTGGGCAAGCTGAAAATTGCAAGGCAGTCTTTGATATGATGGTCGCTGAAGGTGTGAAACCTAATATCGTATCATACAACACACTTTTGGGTGCTTATGCGTCACATGGTATGCACATGGAGGCCTTGGAAACTTTTAAATTAATGAAGCAAAATGGGTTACAACCTGATATAGTTTCTTATACCTCCTTACTGAATGCCTATGGTAGATCTGCACAGCCTGAGAAGGCTAGGGAGGTCTTTAATGAGATGAAGAACAACACATGCAAGCAAAATAAAGTCAGCTACAATGCGCTTATTGATGCTTATGGATCTTCTGGAATGTTGAAGGAAGCCATTAGTTTGCTGCATGAAATGGAAAGAGATGGCATTCAGCCGGATGTTGTTTCAATAAGTATTCTGTTGACAGCATGTGGCCGCTGCAGGCAACTAACTAAAATTGGCACAATTCTGGAAGCAGCTAAGTCTCGAGGGATCGAACTAAATACAGTTGCTTACAACTCAGGCATCGGAAGCTATTTAAGTTTGGGAGATTATGAGAAAGCGTTGGAGCTGTACACATTGATGAGGGCGAACAATGTGAAGCCAGATGCTGTAACTTACAATATACTCATCAGTGGATCTTGTAAATTGGGACGGTACACAGAatctctgaatttttttgaagaCATGATGGGCTTGAAGATTCATTTGACCAAGGAGGTCTACTCATCTGTGATATGTTTATATGTCAAACAG GGAAAACTTACTGAAGCAGAATCTACTTTTAGTTCTATGAAAGAATGTGGCTGTTCCCCTGATGTTTTGACATATACTGCAATGATTAAAGCCTAtagtgatgatggtaatg GGAGCTGGAGGAAAGCCTGGGACCTATTCAAAGAGATGGAAGGAAATGACATACAGCCAGATGCCATTATATGTTCATCCCTCATGGAAGCATTGAATAAGGGAAGCCAACCTGAGAGGGTCCTTCAGTTAATGGAATTCATGAAGGAAAAACACATTTCATTGAACCAAAAAGCTTATTTTGAGATAATAGCTTCGTGCAGCATGTATGTTTATCCACTGCCTTAA